The genome window CGTTATGCAAAAACGCAACGTTTCTATCGTCTTAAGAGAATTGCTGGACCGCGACCGGATCTCCCCCACGGAGCTTCACCGGCGTACCGGCGTGCCTCAATCCACGTTGTCACGGATCCTCAGCGGCAAGATCGTTGATCCGTCGGACAAGCACATCTCCCGCATCGCCGAATACTTCCGCGTCAGCACCGACCACTTGCGTGGGCGTGCAGCCGTGGGCGCTTTGCGCGATGACGGGCGTGACCCGATGCATTCGGAACTCAAGGACATAAGCCTGTGGGATGACGACACGCCCGTTAATGATGACGAGGTGTCGATCCCCTTTCTGCGCGAGGTTGAATTGGCTGCTGGATCAGGAAGATTCGTCATCGAGGAAAGCGAGAAGGCCAGCCTGCGGTTCGGCAAGCGCAGCCTTCGCCATAACGGTGTGCAGTTCGACCAGGCCAAGTGTGTGACGGTGCGCGGCAACAGCATGTTGCCGGTGCTGCGCGATGGCGCGACGGTGGGGGTGAATGCGGGCAAGAGCGGCATTGGCGATATCGTTGATGGCGACCTGTATGCGATCAATCACAATGGCCAATTGCGGGTCAAACAGCTCTACCGCCTGCCTTCCGGCATTCGTCTGCGCAGCTTTAATCGCGATGAGCACCCGGACGAAGATTACAGCTTCCAGGATATCCAGGATGAGCAAATCAGCATCCTCGGTCATGTGTTCTGGTGGGGCATGTACGCCCGTTAACCTCCTTGCGTAAGACAAAGCCCGCCACCGAGCGGGCTTTTTTTCGCCTGCAAAAAACCGTTAAACCCTTCACCCGCAAGGATTTAAATGCATTCGTGCATTTCATGGGGAAAAATAAATGCATTTGTGCATTGACTGTATATGCATACATGCATATTCTCCATCTCAAGCCAGCCAACAAGGGGGTGGAGGCGGCAAGGATGCTGCCAAGGAAAGTGACAAGGACGGCACGCAACATCGGCAAGGACGCCATCGAAGCGATGGCAGGGATGCCAGGCAACACCGGCAAGGATGCCGACGCTCTTTAGTTACACCGCTTTAAAAAAACAGGCAGCGATGAACCGGCCTTAACGGTTCAGAGGGTTGGCAACTGACCCGGGTGTGCAGCGTAAAGCACCAGAAGCAGTTATCCGGCAGACAGGGATCGTGGTCGGAAAAACATTGAGGAAAGAACCGTACCGCGCCAGTAGCGCCGAACGTTCGAGGAAATCATTACTGAAAAGCCCGGGCAACCGGGCTTTTTGGAATGCCGACCTATCGAAGCATGTGTGAATGAAAAACGGACTATTGAGTGCTCAGCCAGGAGGCGTGACATGACAAATGAACAGCAAGCGTTAGCGGAAATGCCTATCTGGCTGGTCATCGTATTGGCAGTGATCGGCGGGGTGTCCGGTGAAATGTGGCGCGCCGACAAGGAAGGCGCACGTGGCTGGTCGCTGATCCGCCGCCTGGCGCTGCGCTCCGGCGCGTGCATGGTCTGCGGTGTTTCAGCCTTGATGCTGTGCTACGCCGCCGGCATGTCGATCTGGACCGCCGGCGCGATTGGTTGCCTCACCGCAATGGCCGGTGCCGATGTCGCCATCGGCCTTTATGAGCGCTGGGCCGCCAAGCGTATCGGGGTCAACCAAGGCTCCGGCCAAGACCCGCAGTAACCGTTGCAAGGACGCTACTTAATATGACCCTTATCGAAAAAACCTCCCAACTGCCCCTCGCCATCGGCGCGGCGCTGCACGCGGCCTTCCCGGACTTGAAGGTTGGCAATCACCAGGATTTTCAGGGCGCCGTGGATAAAAGCGTGTTGATCACGGTCGAAGGCAATGGCCCAGGCATTCGCTCTCGCGAAGGGCGCAAAGCGCATGCCCTGACGATTTCGCTCCGGGCCATGGTGGCGCCGGGTGCGCTGCCGTTTGATGCCTGCGACCTGGCCAGCCAGCTTATGGACCAGGTGCTGGATAACCGCTGGGGCCTGCCCTTGGCCCAGTGCGATTTGCCGATAAATATCGTCGCCGCTCCGGTTGCTGCAACAACAGCAGAAACGGACTACGACACCTGGACTGTCTCCTTCACCCAGACCGTCTACATCGGGCCGGTATTACTCACAGATCCTACCGGCCAGCCGCTGTTTGCCCGCACCTGGGAAGTGTCGAACATCGACGATCCCGACCAATACAAACCCCTGGCGGAGTAGCCCATGTTCGACGCGCTGTTACGCATGCAACTGGGGCCGATTGTCGAGCGCCTGGCAGAAATGGAAACGCAACTTGAAGACCTGTATCGACGCGCCGAGAGTTTTTGTCGGATCGGCACGTGTCAGTCAGTCGACGCCGCCAGCAATACCTGCAAGGTCAGCCATGGTGATTTGCTCACGCCGGCGATCCGTTTTTTCAACCCCAGCGCGGGTGCGCAAACCGAAACGCGCATCCCGTCCGTGGGTGAACAATGCCTGTTACTCAACTACGGCGGCGGCGAAGGCGGTGGTCAGTCGGTGGCCTTGTTCGGCCTCAACAGTCGTCAGTTTCCGCCAGTTTCCGACGTTGCCACAGTGACCCGGCGGCGCCATCAGGACGGCACCCAAAGTGACTATGACGACGCCAGCCACACCTTCAACTGGGCCAACGGCCCCACCACATTCAGCGGTTCCCGCGAACAGGTAGACGTCAAGGTCGGCGCCGCCAGCTTGGTCATGAGCGCCCAGAACATCACCCTGCAAATCGGCGGCACCAGCCTGGTACTGGACGCTGGCGGCGCGCACTTCAGCGGCCCGCTGGTGGACCATCAAGGCCGCGTCATCAGCCCTCGATAAGGACATTCCATGCTCGGCATCGATCGAAACACCGGGGCAGCCGTCGATGACTGGCTGCAATTCGTGCAGCGCGCCACCCGAGCGCTGACCACCCCGGTGGGCACTCGGCAGAAACGCCCACTGTACGGCTCGCTGATCCCGCAACTGCTCGGCCAAAACCTTGGCGACGACCTGCTGATCCTCGCCCAAAGCCACGCCGCGCAAGCGTTCTACAACAGCCACAACGGCATCGGCGATTTTCAACCCCAAGTCATCGTCGCCACCCGCCAAGGCGCCGGCCTGCTCTTGCGTTTCGCCGGCACCTGGAAAAACCGCCAACAAACCTTCGAGGTCGTGACATGAGCATGCTGATCCCCGGCCAGAATCAACTGGCGGAACCGGCCATCATTGCGGTGGATGCGTTCGAGCCGCTGCTGGCCGAATTCAAGGCGTTCGTTGTTGACTACGTCGCCACCCGAGCACCGCAAAGCGCGGCCAAACTGAAGGTCAGCCTCGACAACGAAAGCGAGTTGCTGACCCTCGCTCTGGAAGCGTTTTGTGTACGTCTGCAAACCCACGAACGCAAATACAATGCGCGTATCAAGCAGATGCTGGCGTGGTGGGCCACCGGCAGCAACCTGGATGCACGCTTGGCCGATATGGGCCTGGAACGCCAAGTGCTCGACCCCGGCGACCCGGCGGCGTTTCCGCCGGTGCCGCCGACGTTGGAGAGTGACGACGACGCTCGCTTGCGTTATTACCTGGCGCCGCATGCACCGGCAGCCGGCTCGCGGATGCAGTATCGCCGCGAGGTGTTCACCTTGGGCGAGCGACCGTCGGTGAAGGTGCAAAGTGCCACGCCGGGCGTGGTGACGGTCAGCTACACCTTTGACCCGGACGGCTACGCGGCGCAGGTCAAGGACGGCAACGCGCGTCGAACGGCGCCCGGCGAAGTGATGGTCACGGTGCTTTCTCGTGAGGCCGACGGCAGCCCATCCGCCGATTTGCTTGACGGCGTTCGTCGCCATTTCGCACGGCCGGATGTGAGGCCAGAGACCGATCTGGTCAGCGTGCAAGGCGCGCACATCCTGCGCTACAAAATCCGTGTGGTCGCGAAGATCAACGCCGGTCCGGACTCGGGGCTCACTCAGGTAGCGGCGCAGAAATTACTGCAAGACTATGCAGAATCCTGTCATCGCCTCGAGGGGCGGGTAGACCCCAGTTGGATCGACTACGCGATTCACAGCGCGGGTGCAGCGCAGTTGCAAATCGTTGAACCGCTCGAACCCATTATCAGCAACGCCTTCCAGGCCCC of Pseudomonas fluorescens contains these proteins:
- a CDS encoding LexA family transcriptional regulator, giving the protein MQKRNVSIVLRELLDRDRISPTELHRRTGVPQSTLSRILSGKIVDPSDKHISRIAEYFRVSTDHLRGRAAVGALRDDGRDPMHSELKDISLWDDDTPVNDDEVSIPFLREVELAAGSGRFVIEESEKASLRFGKRSLRHNGVQFDQAKCVTVRGNSMLPVLRDGATVGVNAGKSGIGDIVDGDLYAINHNGQLRVKQLYRLPSGIRLRSFNRDEHPDEDYSFQDIQDEQISILGHVFWWGMYAR
- a CDS encoding phage holin family protein; translated protein: MTNEQQALAEMPIWLVIVLAVIGGVSGEMWRADKEGARGWSLIRRLALRSGACMVCGVSALMLCYAAGMSIWTAGAIGCLTAMAGADVAIGLYERWAAKRIGVNQGSGQDPQ
- a CDS encoding phage baseplate assembly protein V yields the protein MFDALLRMQLGPIVERLAEMETQLEDLYRRAESFCRIGTCQSVDAASNTCKVSHGDLLTPAIRFFNPSAGAQTETRIPSVGEQCLLLNYGGGEGGGQSVALFGLNSRQFPPVSDVATVTRRRHQDGTQSDYDDASHTFNWANGPTTFSGSREQVDVKVGAASLVMSAQNITLQIGGTSLVLDAGGAHFSGPLVDHQGRVISPR
- a CDS encoding baseplate J/gp47 family protein, with protein sequence MSMLIPGQNQLAEPAIIAVDAFEPLLAEFKAFVVDYVATRAPQSAAKLKVSLDNESELLTLALEAFCVRLQTHERKYNARIKQMLAWWATGSNLDARLADMGLERQVLDPGDPAAFPPVPPTLESDDDARLRYYLAPHAPAAGSRMQYRREVFTLGERPSVKVQSATPGVVTVSYTFDPDGYAAQVKDGNARRTAPGEVMVTVLSREADGSPSADLLDGVRRHFARPDVRPETDLVSVQGAHILRYKIRVVAKINAGPDSGLTQVAAQKLLQDYAESCHRLEGRVDPSWIDYAIHSAGAAQLQIVEPLEPIISNAFQAPYCTGVEVEVRTL